The Cohnella abietis genome has a segment encoding these proteins:
- a CDS encoding response regulator transcription factor: MYNILIVDDEPLICRGLASLLETSGLDISNIYTAHNGYEALDYVKMENIDLLITDIQMGAMSGIELMQQAKIIKPWVQVIVVSAHETFQYAQLAIRLGAKDYLIKPINSEQLLNSVRHVLLHMDRSALNQEDMISDLREHFRMDQPLPQRTEILNRLLTEKDKIFTEQMYELEEINQVSLKGPYFTVIKIRLDFSSNSKAATFADKDRLLLQYAALNIVNEVLDKKWDHHSFYSPHEEISIIIQWDETSYGDSSVDKINQLEMIGRSLHFNIHKFLGFQSIVGISQILKGREFLNELNEQVNKAIVWNREHKDHHVFYFGDFKWDIICEDPTEEDLVAQSNMIVERANEYIHQNYTQKGLTLNEVAQKNHVSPNYLSYLFKKNTGSNLWEYVIKLRMDESKRLIQNTDLRRYEISERVGYESPEHFSKIFKKYFGISPSEMKK; this comes from the coding sequence ATGTATAACATCTTAATTGTCGATGATGAGCCGTTAATTTGTAGAGGGCTAGCCAGTCTTCTTGAAACCTCGGGTCTTGATATATCGAATATTTACACAGCACATAATGGCTATGAAGCACTGGATTACGTGAAGATGGAAAATATCGACTTGCTAATAACGGATATACAGATGGGTGCAATGAGCGGTATTGAATTAATGCAGCAAGCTAAAATCATCAAGCCTTGGGTTCAGGTTATCGTCGTATCGGCCCATGAAACTTTTCAATATGCCCAGCTGGCAATACGTTTAGGGGCAAAGGATTATCTGATTAAGCCCATTAATAGTGAGCAGCTGCTTAATTCTGTTCGCCATGTTTTACTTCATATGGACAGGTCTGCACTTAATCAGGAGGATATGATTTCAGATTTAAGGGAGCATTTTCGCATGGACCAGCCTCTTCCCCAGAGAACTGAAATATTAAACCGACTGCTGACGGAAAAGGACAAGATTTTCACAGAGCAGATGTATGAGCTAGAAGAAATTAATCAAGTTTCGCTCAAGGGACCTTATTTTACAGTCATAAAAATACGATTAGATTTCTCATCAAATTCCAAAGCCGCAACATTCGCTGATAAGGATAGATTACTTCTTCAATATGCCGCGCTCAATATTGTGAACGAAGTGCTAGACAAGAAATGGGATCATCACTCCTTCTACTCTCCTCATGAGGAGATAAGCATTATTATTCAATGGGATGAGACCAGCTATGGTGATTCAAGTGTCGACAAAATTAATCAGCTCGAGATGATAGGGCGCAGCTTGCATTTCAATATACATAAATTTTTGGGCTTTCAGAGTATTGTTGGCATTAGCCAAATCTTAAAAGGGCGCGAGTTTCTAAATGAGCTAAATGAACAAGTTAACAAAGCAATTGTATGGAATCGTGAGCACAAAGATCATCATGTGTTCTATTTCGGGGATTTTAAGTGGGATATCATTTGTGAGGATCCTACGGAGGAAGATCTGGTCGCTCAGAGTAACATGATTGTGGAACGTGCCAATGAGTATATTCATCAGAATTATACACAGAAGGGCTTGACCTTAAACGAGGTAGCTCAGAAAAACCATGTTAGTCCTAATTATCTTAGCTATCTTTTCAAGAAAAATACCGGAAGTAATCTTTGGGAGTACGTCATTAAACTGCGAATGGATGAGAGTAAGCGATTAATCCAAAATACAGATTTGCGTAGATATGAGATTTCAGAACGAGTTGGTTACGAGTCTCCTGAGCATTTTAGTAAAATTTTCAAGAAGTACTTCGGAATTAGTCCTAGCGAAATGAAGAAGTAG
- a CDS encoding cache domain-containing sensor histidine kinase, with product MLLSRIKNPLTKLNVKQQMVLLFLILVSPVFLLNWYANTKAEQILKSHVTNAYEELNKQNHFLINRDIDSINRIMTTIIQNPTTQKMIIKDNEIQYDRVKKYSEMSTLLSNNSVAISGGEAIYYNLFVYDPNGSYEFAPTVPSLDRQTSASSVFFYTDQNNMPWINIALKQKGKGILVYIDNLGPRADQKTLAYLRVVNNISKGNSVVGILVATKVEKKIEESFKTVSLPEGGEIYLTDWSNRILASSTSQLGDSLVLPEQSETGSETTNTIKDDYIYVTHSKYSLNQKLVYRIPVKSLLQQQSALKKVIQLISIVYSLFALVVMMYFWRSLMNPLQKLAVFARSHEPGKPLSKESSQERNDEVGVLIYSVHNMANRINDMIHDRYYMEIKQKESQLQLLYQQINPHLLYNTLESIYWKSSLEGNTASAEMIKELSKLMRISLSRGRELISLEEELEHAVAYTSLQQKRYEYGFRVRWNISNEVLQNLIPKITLQPLIENAIIHGVMNMGEDGEITINAYQTEENIILTVEDNGYKETDYAAINQIVNEAQSENVSGYGIRNVHQRIQLHFGDQYGLHYEARDGEGTRVNVLIPKRVSMESY from the coding sequence ATGTTGCTTTCGCGGATAAAAAATCCCTTAACGAAGTTAAATGTAAAACAACAAATGGTTTTGTTGTTTTTAATATTAGTTAGTCCTGTTTTCCTTCTCAACTGGTATGCGAACACCAAGGCAGAACAAATATTAAAGTCACACGTCACGAATGCTTATGAGGAGCTAAATAAGCAAAATCATTTTCTTATTAACCGGGATATCGACTCCATTAATCGGATAATGACGACGATTATCCAGAATCCGACTACTCAGAAGATGATTATTAAGGACAATGAGATACAATACGACCGCGTCAAAAAATATTCGGAGATGAGCACGCTTCTTAGCAATAATTCCGTGGCTATTTCCGGTGGTGAAGCGATTTATTATAATCTGTTTGTTTACGACCCAAATGGGAGTTATGAGTTTGCTCCTACAGTACCCAGTTTAGACCGCCAAACGTCCGCTTCATCGGTCTTTTTCTACACGGATCAGAACAATATGCCTTGGATAAATATTGCTTTGAAGCAAAAGGGGAAGGGAATACTCGTCTATATTGATAACTTAGGCCCAAGAGCAGACCAGAAAACGCTTGCCTACTTACGTGTAGTAAACAACATCTCTAAAGGAAACAGTGTAGTAGGCATTCTCGTTGCGACGAAGGTTGAGAAAAAAATTGAGGAGTCTTTTAAAACGGTCTCCTTGCCGGAAGGTGGAGAAATCTACCTGACGGATTGGTCTAATCGGATTCTAGCTTCCTCAACATCTCAATTAGGAGACAGCCTAGTCTTGCCGGAACAGAGCGAGACTGGAAGCGAAACGACGAATACGATAAAGGACGATTATATTTATGTTACTCATTCCAAATATTCTTTAAATCAAAAGCTAGTATATAGAATTCCGGTAAAGTCTCTCCTCCAGCAGCAGAGTGCCTTAAAGAAAGTCATTCAGCTCATTTCAATTGTTTATTCCTTGTTTGCTCTTGTTGTTATGATGTATTTCTGGAGATCATTAATGAATCCGCTACAGAAGCTTGCGGTGTTTGCTCGTTCACATGAACCCGGAAAACCATTATCGAAAGAGTCGTCTCAAGAGCGCAATGACGAGGTGGGGGTACTTATTTATTCCGTTCATAATATGGCCAATCGAATTAACGACATGATTCATGATCGATATTACATGGAGATTAAGCAGAAGGAGTCACAGCTACAACTCCTATACCAACAAATTAATCCGCATCTTCTATACAATACGCTTGAGAGCATTTATTGGAAGAGCTCTTTGGAAGGCAATACAGCATCGGCCGAAATGATCAAGGAGCTTTCCAAGCTGATGAGGATTAGTCTGAGTAGAGGGAGAGAGCTAATCTCTCTGGAAGAGGAGCTAGAGCACGCTGTTGCATATACGAGCTTGCAGCAAAAGAGATATGAATATGGCTTCCGTGTCCGATGGAACATCAGTAATGAGGTTCTCCAAAACCTAATCCCCAAAATCACCCTGCAGCCCTTAATCGAGAATGCCATTATTCATGGAGTTATGAATATGGGGGAGGATGGAGAGATCACTATTAATGCCTATCAAACTGAAGAGAACATCATATTAACAGTAGAAGATAACGGGTATAAGGAAACTGATTATGCTGCTATTAATCAGATAGTAAACGAAGCTCAATCAGAAAATGTATCAGGGTATGGGATACGTAATGTTCATCAACGAATTCAACTACATTTTGGAGATCAATATGGATTACATTATGAAGCCCGAGACGGCGAGGGGACTCGAGTAAACGTCCTTATTCCAAAGAGGGTAAGTATGGAATCTTATTGA
- a CDS encoding methyl-accepting chemotaxis protein has protein sequence MTMFRSVGTKLFILFFVSTFVSVLLVGMISYTKSQSIIEKKMEAVSQQTVKEASEKISLMLKQFEDMSLQFSTNRDLQAQIQSLFDPSADPAVQMRAKLSIQETLNQIARSNTLIKSLTLFNTTNENETISSVSTGLVMLDRKEEWYAKVTGMKGTVLWLPMKENGYTGLAKGNLFALSRMVNKLLIVLEVDSTMLSETINGIHFSESSKMILRDDKGSILVSSTAEDAGQAFVEDHWKKDNLIVSEPLKRTTWTLSGIVPLKELVADTKVIRNLTYLMCIIAGVVALVIGYFIILYIGRPLLKIRSMLNEGSRGNLDVRLHFKRNDEIGEVATSFNTMMSQMKLLIEQTQQSAHKVLNTSSNLLYVSQNTAISSGEISTATSEIAQGSTQLAAEADHVFHIVESMNVDLTSVANATEEINVSSQDVRLASSDGKLFMQKVVQMTIESEKSIDLLVSRVMKLEESTGEMQKVFGMMNKITKDSKILSLNAGIEAARSGQQSGGFRVIAKEMGQLSDQTHGSLHTVNQMTDTIQDEISQTVKALKQALPLLQNQIQAVKQANSIFINVYEKSEAFTLNVDQIKLDVLELESKQQFLNKSISNVSSFSQQASATSEQVAALSSGQLQSSKEVVDIAKELETLSLSLQATLMTFSSTTGSKLN, from the coding sequence ATGACAATGTTTAGATCGGTGGGTACAAAGCTATTCATTTTGTTTTTTGTTTCAACTTTCGTATCCGTTCTCCTTGTCGGTATGATTTCATATACCAAATCCCAGTCCATAATCGAAAAAAAGATGGAAGCTGTATCGCAACAGACTGTTAAAGAAGCAAGTGAAAAAATTAGCCTCATGCTAAAGCAATTTGAAGATATGTCACTACAATTTTCCACAAATCGGGACCTTCAAGCACAAATACAATCTTTATTCGACCCATCGGCAGATCCAGCAGTTCAAATGAGGGCCAAGCTTTCGATTCAAGAAACCTTAAATCAGATCGCTAGGTCTAATACCTTAATTAAATCTCTTACATTATTCAATACGACCAATGAGAATGAAACGATTTCTTCTGTCTCCACAGGCTTGGTCATGCTGGACCGTAAAGAAGAGTGGTATGCCAAGGTAACAGGAATGAAAGGAACCGTCCTTTGGTTGCCTATGAAGGAAAATGGCTATACAGGGCTAGCTAAAGGAAATCTATTTGCCCTATCCAGGATGGTTAACAAGCTCCTTATTGTACTCGAAGTCGATTCTACCATGCTCTCGGAAACCATAAATGGAATTCACTTCAGTGAAAGCTCTAAAATGATTCTTCGCGATGATAAGGGCAGCATTCTAGTATCATCCACTGCAGAAGATGCGGGACAAGCTTTCGTAGAAGATCATTGGAAGAAAGACAATCTTATCGTCTCTGAGCCGCTCAAAAGAACGACGTGGACCTTGTCAGGAATTGTCCCCCTTAAAGAGCTCGTAGCTGATACAAAGGTCATTCGCAACCTGACTTACCTCATGTGTATTATAGCCGGGGTCGTTGCTCTAGTCATTGGCTATTTCATCATACTCTATATTGGCAGACCATTATTAAAAATCCGCAGTATGCTTAACGAAGGCTCCCGAGGAAATTTGGACGTTAGGCTGCACTTCAAAAGAAATGATGAGATCGGCGAAGTAGCCACCAGCTTTAATACGATGATGAGCCAAATGAAGCTGCTGATCGAGCAAACACAGCAATCCGCTCATAAGGTGTTAAATACTTCTTCTAATCTCCTTTACGTATCCCAGAATACAGCGATATCGTCTGGGGAAATCTCAACGGCGACAAGTGAGATTGCTCAAGGCTCTACTCAGCTTGCAGCAGAAGCGGATCATGTCTTCCATATCGTTGAATCTATGAACGTTGATCTCACAAGTGTGGCCAATGCCACAGAAGAAATTAATGTTTCCTCCCAGGATGTGAGATTAGCCTCATCAGATGGTAAGCTATTCATGCAAAAGGTAGTTCAAATGACAATAGAATCTGAGAAATCGATTGATTTGCTTGTTTCACGTGTTATGAAGCTAGAGGAAAGCACAGGAGAAATGCAAAAGGTGTTCGGTATGATGAATAAGATCACGAAGGATTCTAAAATTCTTTCCTTGAATGCAGGAATTGAAGCCGCCCGCTCGGGTCAACAGAGCGGAGGTTTTAGGGTCATCGCTAAAGAAATGGGACAGCTTTCTGACCAAACGCACGGCTCACTCCATACGGTTAACCAAATGACTGATACGATACAGGACGAGATTTCTCAAACAGTAAAAGCATTAAAGCAGGCACTGCCCCTGCTGCAAAACCAAATTCAGGCAGTAAAACAAGCCAACTCCATCTTTATTAACGTGTATGAGAAATCTGAGGCGTTTACCCTTAATGTAGATCAAATCAAGCTAGATGTTCTTGAGCTTGAATCCAAGCAGCAGTTTCTAAACAAGTCGATCTCCAATGTAAGTAGCTTCTCTCAGCAAGCATCTGCGACGTCCGAGCAGGTTGCTGCTCTCAGCTCAGGTCAATTACAATCTAGCAAAGAAGTTGTCGATATCGCCAAAGAGCTGGAGACCCTCTCCTTATCTTTGCAGGCAACTTTAATGACTTTTTCATCAACAACGGGTTCCAAACTCAATTAG
- a CDS encoding aldose 1-epimerase has protein sequence MTLHYAKQGTYENEPAILLKHGSYSAILLPRIGGNLISFRDDDRDFRFIREPEGADWEAFVEKPIVHGIPVLFPPNRYDGGVFEFDGRTYRFPINEEETGNHIHGFISQSEWEVVSLNSSEQESSVTVKLIFDEKHAGYVYFPHQIVFSQTFTLSNRGLEHRFEALNESDVAIPFMLGFHTSLNAPFASGSSKDDLECGISIGERWELNERMLPTGDQLALSEGELLLKEGKGSPYCASFDNHYTSSGVGVNETTIYDRRLNVRFVYEAGEAYKHWMVYNAEANGKFFCPEPQTGMVNAPNLKLPEEITGLIRLEPSQQWAAGSRMYVQ, from the coding sequence ATGACATTGCATTATGCTAAACAAGGAACCTATGAGAATGAACCGGCTATTCTCTTAAAGCACGGTAGCTATTCTGCTATTCTATTACCAAGAATCGGAGGCAATCTCATATCATTCCGGGATGACGACCGTGATTTCCGTTTTATCCGCGAGCCTGAGGGAGCCGATTGGGAGGCCTTTGTTGAAAAGCCTATCGTGCATGGCATTCCGGTGTTGTTCCCGCCCAACCGATATGATGGCGGAGTGTTCGAGTTCGATGGACGTACATATCGTTTCCCTATTAATGAAGAGGAAACAGGCAATCACATTCATGGCTTCATAAGCCAATCAGAGTGGGAAGTCGTTAGCTTAAATAGCTCAGAGCAGGAAAGCTCTGTCACAGTTAAGCTGATCTTTGACGAGAAGCACGCTGGTTATGTCTATTTTCCTCATCAAATCGTGTTTTCTCAAACCTTCACCTTATCTAACAGAGGTCTCGAGCACAGATTCGAAGCTCTCAACGAAAGTGATGTAGCCATCCCGTTTATGCTAGGATTCCATACGAGCTTGAATGCTCCTTTCGCATCGGGCAGCAGTAAAGACGATTTAGAATGTGGAATCTCCATCGGTGAACGCTGGGAGCTAAACGAACGGATGCTGCCTACAGGTGACCAGCTAGCACTCAGTGAAGGTGAGTTACTCTTGAAGGAGGGTAAAGGAAGTCCTTATTGCGCTAGCTTCGACAATCATTACACGAGCTCAGGTGTAGGTGTTAATGAAACGACAATATATGATCGTCGGTTAAATGTTCGCTTCGTATACGAAGCGGGAGAAGCCTATAAGCACTGGATGGTGTATAATGCCGAAGCTAATGGGAAATTCTTCTGTCCAGAGCCGCAAACCGGCATGGTCAATGCCCCTAATTTAAAGCTGCCTGAGGAAATAACTGGACTTATTCGCTTGGAGCCGAGCCAACAGTGGGCTGCGGGTAGTCGAATGTATGTACAGTAA